From Pigmentibacter ruber, a single genomic window includes:
- the lon gene encoding endopeptidase La: MEDKKNSKISKTSDVKVDEQNDSLSEDSAQLPVVINKKIKVLAKKPKETEEKQPEVKEGLKTLKIVPVKNTVLFPHNVLPFTAGKEWTSESVDRAIRIGGRIGILAQKNSGSESVVPEDLYEVGTEAKILKVMKFPDNSYGAVVQGVKRFKIVNYINSEADHLAAEVEYLDVDQSNPDEETTIEVVALGKAMKQLVQKAISLSPNIPNEANLFIENVQDAAYLANLIIPYLSMDFKSKQELLETENLEIRLRQIHALLIREIEVLEISQKINSEVKSEMGKQQRKYFLKEQIKLLQKELGEMDGKAGGLNSNDPADLVEKIQKSKMPDDTKEIALREVERMNMMQPGSPEYMVSHTYVSWLLDIPWQTFSESEINIENAKQVLDKDHYGLEKVKKRILEYLAVCALKDSLKGPILLFVGPPGVGKTSLGKSIAKALNRKFVRIALGGVRDEAEIRGHRRTYIGSMPGKIADALKKSGTMNPVILFDEIDKLAADGRGDPSSALLEVLDPEQNNVFMDHYLNVPLDLSKVFFIATANQLGSIPAPLRDRMEIVDLSSYTLDEKEHIAFDHLLPQVISEHGMSDWLKLDFSSEIMRSFIQGYTREAGVRQLKRELSAIIRGLAKECVENGFNKSKEPFQKTITSDFIRKLVGPTPFNDKKKPHTLPVGVATGLAWTPNGGDVLYIETAASQPGNGKFGLTGQLGDVMKESVHTAFAFIRSNAKMCGISAKNLTKQDLHVHFPEGAVKKDGPSAGVATFLAMVSLFKGKPIAADLAMTGEISLRGDVLPVGGIKEKVLAAHRYGIKKVLIPIDNQHDLEEIPINILNELNIQTIGNLDEVLHIAFQESKRLNAKAKSKNKVTSTNKRLNKSIKKPTK; this comes from the coding sequence ATGGAAGACAAAAAAAATAGCAAAATTTCTAAAACCAGTGATGTTAAAGTTGATGAACAAAATGACTCTCTTAGTGAGGACTCAGCTCAACTCCCTGTGGTTATTAATAAAAAAATTAAAGTATTGGCAAAAAAGCCAAAGGAAACTGAAGAAAAACAGCCTGAAGTTAAAGAAGGCTTAAAAACCTTAAAAATAGTTCCTGTTAAAAATACTGTTCTTTTTCCGCATAATGTTCTTCCTTTTACCGCTGGCAAAGAGTGGACTAGTGAGTCTGTAGACAGAGCTATCAGGATTGGTGGAAGAATTGGTATTCTTGCGCAAAAAAACTCTGGATCAGAGTCTGTTGTACCAGAAGATTTATATGAAGTTGGCACAGAAGCTAAGATACTAAAAGTAATGAAGTTTCCTGATAACTCCTATGGAGCTGTCGTTCAGGGAGTGAAGCGTTTCAAAATAGTAAATTATATAAACTCTGAGGCGGATCATTTGGCTGCAGAAGTAGAGTATCTTGATGTTGATCAGTCAAATCCTGATGAAGAGACTACGATAGAAGTTGTCGCTCTTGGAAAGGCTATGAAACAACTTGTGCAAAAAGCAATTAGTCTTTCTCCAAACATTCCAAATGAAGCAAATTTATTTATTGAAAATGTTCAAGATGCTGCATATCTTGCAAATTTAATTATTCCTTATTTAAGTATGGATTTTAAAAGTAAACAAGAATTACTTGAAACAGAAAATCTAGAAATTCGTCTTAGACAAATTCATGCCCTTCTCATAAGAGAAATAGAAGTTTTAGAAATATCGCAAAAAATTAACTCTGAAGTAAAATCTGAAATGGGTAAACAACAGAGAAAATATTTTTTGAAAGAGCAAATAAAACTACTGCAAAAAGAATTAGGTGAAATGGATGGAAAAGCGGGTGGATTAAATTCAAATGACCCTGCTGATTTAGTTGAAAAAATTCAAAAAAGTAAAATGCCTGATGATACAAAAGAAATTGCATTGCGCGAAGTTGAAAGAATGAACATGATGCAACCTGGTTCACCAGAGTATATGGTCAGTCATACATATGTTTCTTGGCTTTTAGATATCCCATGGCAAACTTTTTCTGAAAGTGAAATAAACATAGAAAATGCAAAACAAGTTTTAGATAAAGATCACTATGGATTAGAGAAAGTAAAAAAACGGATTCTAGAATATTTAGCTGTTTGTGCTCTAAAAGATTCATTAAAAGGCCCTATATTATTATTTGTTGGTCCTCCAGGTGTGGGTAAAACAAGTTTAGGAAAATCTATTGCTAAAGCCTTAAATAGAAAATTTGTAAGAATTGCATTAGGTGGTGTTAGAGATGAAGCTGAAATAAGAGGACATCGTCGTACATATATTGGCAGTATGCCAGGTAAAATAGCCGATGCTTTAAAAAAATCAGGCACAATGAATCCAGTCATATTATTTGATGAAATAGATAAGCTTGCAGCAGATGGAAGAGGAGATCCTTCAAGTGCATTGCTTGAGGTTCTAGATCCTGAACAAAATAATGTATTTATGGATCATTATTTAAATGTTCCTTTAGATTTAAGTAAAGTTTTCTTTATAGCAACTGCAAATCAATTAGGTTCTATCCCTGCACCATTAAGAGATAGAATGGAAATAGTTGATTTAAGTAGTTACACTCTTGATGAAAAAGAACATATTGCATTTGACCATTTATTACCTCAAGTAATTTCTGAACACGGTATGAGTGATTGGCTTAAGTTAGATTTTTCTTCTGAAATTATGCGATCTTTTATTCAAGGTTACACAAGAGAAGCAGGAGTGAGGCAGCTAAAGCGTGAGCTCTCCGCTATTATTAGGGGATTAGCAAAAGAATGTGTAGAAAATGGTTTTAATAAGAGCAAAGAACCTTTTCAGAAAACAATCACTTCTGATTTTATTCGTAAATTAGTGGGACCAACTCCTTTTAATGATAAGAAAAAACCGCATACATTACCTGTTGGTGTTGCTACTGGTTTAGCATGGACGCCAAATGGTGGAGATGTTTTATATATTGAAACTGCAGCAAGCCAACCTGGAAATGGAAAATTTGGATTAACAGGTCAGCTTGGTGATGTCATGAAAGAATCAGTTCATACTGCTTTTGCTTTCATTCGTTCAAATGCAAAAATGTGTGGAATTTCTGCTAAAAATTTAACTAAACAAGATTTGCATGTGCATTTTCCTGAAGGAGCCGTAAAAAAAGATGGACCAAGCGCAGGAGTAGCAACATTTCTTGCTATGGTAAGTTTATTTAAAGGGAAACCTATAGCAGCTGATTTAGCCATGACTGGAGAAATTTCTTTGCGTGGAGATGTTTTGCCTGTAGGTGGTATTAAAGAAAAAGTATTGGCTGCACATAGATATGGAATAAAAAAAGTACTAATACCTATTGATAATCAACATGATCTTGAAGAAATTCCAATAAATATTCTAAATGAGTTAAACATTCAAACTATTGGTAACTTGGATGAAGTTTTACATATTGCTTTTCAGGAAAGTAAGAGACTTAATGCCAAAGCAAAATCAAAAAATAAAGTTACAAGTACGAATAAAAGACTTAATAAGAGTATAAAAAAGCCAACTAAGTAA
- a CDS encoding succinylglutamate desuccinylase/aspartoacylase domain-containing protein yields MLAQHLETFAKLENKSKGIISDSIHLDFNKHKGHIVIGGLVHGNEVGSLPGILQIIQNLVDKKISYGGKISFFLGNKRASIENKRFLEEDLNRSFSFSENKIKSYEKQRAEEIKKLLNTCDLFLDFHQTNKPCLEPFYIFAMHSISYSWARAIGCCKIFVTRRANTPYSSEGMCSDEYVRTLNKPGITLELGQQGFFTNATNTCKQAIINSMQLMDLVHLKKRHIQNLARKKNELKILQMIYSEKFKTKQSKLVKEFINLEKVTNGQLIGEFKQGQDFYAPQDGYILFPQYPMRDENGFVIETLPSHIYTLAKDSNRLLK; encoded by the coding sequence ATGCTAGCACAACATCTTGAAACATTCGCAAAATTAGAGAACAAATCCAAAGGTATTATAAGTGACTCTATACATTTAGATTTTAATAAACATAAGGGTCATATCGTAATCGGTGGTTTAGTACATGGAAACGAAGTAGGATCTTTACCAGGAATTCTGCAAATCATTCAGAATTTAGTAGATAAAAAAATAAGCTACGGAGGTAAAATTTCCTTTTTTTTAGGGAATAAAAGAGCATCAATTGAAAATAAACGGTTTTTAGAGGAGGACTTGAATAGATCTTTTTCTTTCTCAGAAAATAAAATAAAATCATATGAAAAACAAAGAGCAGAAGAAATAAAAAAGTTACTTAATACTTGTGACTTATTTCTTGATTTTCATCAAACAAACAAACCGTGTTTGGAACCTTTTTATATTTTTGCCATGCATAGCATAAGTTATTCATGGGCTAGAGCAATTGGATGTTGTAAAATTTTTGTGACACGCAGAGCAAATACTCCATACTCATCTGAAGGAATGTGCTCCGATGAGTATGTTAGAACACTAAATAAGCCTGGGATTACTTTAGAGTTGGGACAGCAAGGTTTTTTTACAAATGCAACAAATACCTGCAAACAAGCAATCATAAATAGTATGCAGTTAATGGATTTAGTTCATTTGAAAAAAAGACATATCCAAAATTTAGCTAGAAAAAAAAATGAGTTAAAAATTCTGCAAATGATATACTCTGAAAAGTTCAAAACCAAGCAATCTAAATTAGTAAAGGAATTTATTAATTTAGAAAAGGTAACAAATGGACAACTTATAGGTGAATTTAAACAAGGACAAGATTTTTATGCCCCTCAAGATGGTTATATCCTCTTCCCCCAATATCCTATGCGCGATGAAAATGGATTTGTTATTGAAACTTTACCATCGCACATTTATACATTAGCAAAAGATTCAAATCGATTGCTTAAATAA
- a CDS encoding SDR family NAD(P)-dependent oxidoreductase: MNQLSNHNQTVLITGASSGIGLDFAHIFAKEGYNLVLVARSADKLEHLAQEIIKNYSVDCKVIPCDLAKPNAAKEVLNKTKSLGKKIDILINNAGFGVLGNFNEINSKLQAEMIHVNITALTELTHCYLNEMLLNGGGKILNVASTAAFQPGPFMSVYYATKAYVLSFSEALANELKETNVQISVLCPGPTLTGFQATAKIDDSSKIFNSKIAADSQTVAQAGFTGLMNNDVLIIPGVMNKIGVCSVKFLPRKLVTNITRWLQEKK; this comes from the coding sequence ATGAATCAACTTTCCAATCATAATCAAACCGTTTTAATTACGGGAGCATCAAGTGGCATTGGCCTTGATTTTGCACATATCTTTGCAAAAGAAGGATACAATCTTGTTTTAGTTGCAAGAAGTGCTGATAAACTTGAACATTTAGCACAAGAAATTATTAAAAATTATTCGGTAGATTGTAAAGTAATTCCTTGTGATCTAGCAAAACCCAATGCAGCGAAAGAAGTTCTAAATAAAACAAAATCACTAGGGAAAAAAATTGATATTTTAATTAATAATGCTGGATTTGGTGTTTTAGGAAATTTTAATGAAATTAATTCAAAATTACAAGCCGAGATGATTCATGTAAATATTACAGCACTTACAGAGTTAACTCATTGCTATTTGAATGAAATGCTTTTAAATGGCGGCGGAAAAATTCTTAATGTGGCTTCTACTGCTGCATTTCAACCCGGTCCATTTATGTCAGTTTATTATGCTACTAAAGCATATGTACTCTCTTTCAGCGAAGCTCTTGCAAATGAATTAAAAGAGACAAATGTACAAATATCAGTTCTCTGCCCTGGCCCAACCTTGACAGGATTCCAAGCCACAGCTAAAATTGATGACTCTTCAAAAATATTTAATTCGAAAATAGCTGCTGATTCACAAACTGTTGCGCAAGCAGGATTTACTGGATTGATGAATAATGATGTCCTAATTATCCCAGGTGTTATGAATAAAATTGGTGTTTGTTCTGTAAAATTTTTACCTAGAAAATTAGTTACAAATATCACAAGATGGTTACAAGAAAAAAAATAA
- a CDS encoding pyridoxal phosphate-dependent aminotransferase has translation MKALRPFFMEDWLESFRNKALFNMGESGGRARTVKELLEQSGYLENSSFAEIMNLLLSDSPNRGREDLRKLIADMHNGATPENILITTGTSEALFLLFRYLSPKKVAIPIPAFQLLYEIPAAMGAEILPLPIRYNQEGIPFLDINEWIVILNQEKPDCIVINNPHNPSGLIFSDEVLDIIVEYSSKNNCALIGDEHYRFLSSEKNVLGRSLYNNEKNIFITGSYIKCFGCPGLRIGWCIGNKQALDSIQNEKNYTTHTVNPFSEWLSYKILLNQNSLLFNNIKSEWLINKQILKQFLLQSKTVYGMSPEGGLVTVLGLKNIRHENELNQKMELLLSNGIFVLPLPSMEFGRFNFQEKIILEDKDFSLINKGFGFRLGLGIEPNKFKLALEKIEQILINN, from the coding sequence ATGAAAGCACTAAGGCCTTTTTTTATGGAAGACTGGTTAGAGTCTTTTCGAAATAAAGCCCTTTTCAATATGGGTGAATCGGGTGGAAGAGCACGCACTGTCAAAGAGCTTTTAGAGCAAAGTGGTTATTTAGAAAATAGCTCTTTTGCAGAAATTATGAATTTACTCTTATCTGACAGCCCTAATAGAGGTCGAGAAGATTTAAGAAAATTGATTGCTGACATGCATAATGGAGCTACACCAGAAAATATTTTAATCACAACAGGGACAAGCGAGGCCTTATTTTTATTATTTCGTTATTTAAGCCCTAAAAAAGTGGCTATTCCTATTCCAGCATTTCAACTTTTATATGAAATTCCTGCAGCAATGGGTGCTGAAATTCTTCCTTTACCCATTCGCTATAATCAAGAAGGCATACCTTTTTTAGATATCAATGAATGGATTGTAATTTTAAATCAAGAAAAACCTGATTGCATAGTAATTAACAATCCGCATAATCCTAGTGGCTTAATATTTTCAGATGAAGTTTTAGATATAATAGTTGAATATTCTAGTAAAAATAATTGTGCCTTAATTGGTGATGAACATTATAGATTTTTATCTTCAGAAAAGAATGTACTTGGCAGAAGTCTCTACAATAACGAGAAAAATATTTTTATAACGGGTTCATATATTAAATGTTTTGGATGCCCTGGATTAAGGATTGGATGGTGTATAGGTAACAAACAAGCATTAGATTCCATTCAAAATGAAAAAAATTACACTACACACACTGTCAATCCTTTTTCTGAATGGCTATCTTATAAAATTTTATTGAATCAGAATAGTTTATTATTTAATAACATTAAAAGTGAGTGGCTAATAAATAAACAAATATTAAAGCAATTTCTTTTACAATCAAAAACTGTGTATGGAATGTCTCCAGAAGGTGGTTTAGTTACTGTTTTAGGATTAAAAAATATCAGACATGAAAATGAATTAAATCAAAAAATGGAATTGCTTTTAAGTAATGGAATTTTTGTGTTACCTTTACCCTCTATGGAATTTGGTAGATTTAATTTTCAAGAAAAAATCATTTTGGAGGATAAAGATTTTTCATTAATTAACAAAGGTTTTGGTTTTCGTTTAGGTTTAGGAATTGAACCTAATAAGTTTAAACTAGCTTTAGAAAAAATAGAACAAATATTAATTAATAATTAA
- a CDS encoding SCP2 sterol-binding domain-containing protein, which translates to MEAFQENEDGFNPDQSSPKLWEIANTFRDLVCCELRNLEPYERTSLKGDYLFKIDSLPRFIVMVDEEASWSVSIEKNRSSSEYKFTSDLACPWLITDENLLNVIEGSSRTTILTDSVTLYKILTGTLKAHKAFITGKVTIAGDLAAFLKMVSLLKKGGVKSKYESTFQS; encoded by the coding sequence TTGGAAGCATTTCAAGAAAATGAAGATGGATTTAATCCAGACCAAAGCTCTCCTAAATTATGGGAAATAGCAAATACTTTTAGAGATTTAGTTTGTTGTGAGTTAAGAAATTTAGAACCTTACGAAAGAACTTCGTTGAAAGGTGATTATTTATTTAAAATAGATTCATTACCTAGATTTATTGTTATGGTAGATGAAGAAGCCTCATGGTCTGTTAGTATTGAAAAAAATAGAAGCAGTTCTGAATATAAATTTACATCTGATTTAGCTTGTCCTTGGTTAATAACTGATGAAAATTTATTAAATGTTATTGAAGGTTCATCTAGAACAACTATCTTAACAGACTCTGTTACGTTATATAAAATATTAACAGGAACTTTAAAGGCTCATAAAGCTTTTATTACTGGAAAAGTTACTATCGCAGGTGATCTAGCTGCTTTTTTAAAAATGGTTTCCTTGTTAAAAAAAGGTGGAGTTAAATCAAAATATGAATCAACTTTCCAATCATAA
- the rpmB gene encoding 50S ribosomal protein L28, producing MSRVCELSGKSGLVGNRVSHAKNRTKVRLLPNLQEKSIFAPSLGKFVKVRLSTSALRTVNKIGIEAYCAKKGIIIR from the coding sequence ATGTCACGTGTATGTGAATTATCTGGTAAAAGTGGACTAGTTGGAAATCGCGTATCTCACGCTAAAAACAGAACTAAAGTTCGCCTTCTTCCTAATTTACAAGAAAAAAGCATTTTTGCCCCAAGTTTAGGTAAATTTGTTAAAGTTCGCTTAAGCACGAGCGCTCTTCGTACTGTAAACAAAATCGGTATTGAAGCTTATTGTGCAAAAAAAGGTATTATCATTCGCTAG
- a CDS encoding lysophospholipid acyltransferase family protein produces the protein MAGYLLRGFRFVLLFLLFFILSFLLFFVFIFRFRNKNNNVIFGRIFSYISASLLQIKIIVKEKYKMTSDTPKVIIANHQSYFDAIIFGRIISYNTLIIGKKSLVWIPIFGWIFYLAGNLFLNRRNHQKAMNTMKNVDEALQTGSSLWIFPEGTRSHSLGLKPFKKGAFYAAIQNQVPVQIVAVSNLKFALDYKKWKAGTVLAEIMDPIETKGYSLDNVEDFIQKAYQLMKEKIEQLDNEIKHIQLESLSGNLLKENFK, from the coding sequence ATGGCTGGTTATTTATTACGTGGTTTTAGATTTGTTCTTTTGTTTCTTTTATTTTTTATCTTAAGTTTTTTGTTGTTCTTTGTCTTCATTTTTAGATTTAGAAATAAAAATAATAATGTTATTTTTGGTAGAATATTTTCTTATATATCAGCAAGTCTTTTACAAATAAAAATAATTGTCAAAGAAAAATATAAAATGACTAGTGATACCCCAAAAGTGATAATAGCAAATCATCAATCTTATTTTGATGCTATCATTTTTGGTCGTATTATCTCTTACAATACATTAATTATTGGAAAAAAATCATTAGTTTGGATTCCAATTTTTGGTTGGATATTTTATTTGGCAGGAAATCTTTTTTTAAATAGAAGAAATCATCAAAAAGCTATGAATACTATGAAAAATGTGGATGAAGCTTTACAAACAGGATCTTCATTATGGATTTTTCCAGAAGGAACTAGAAGTCATAGTTTAGGATTAAAACCTTTTAAAAAAGGTGCTTTTTATGCTGCGATTCAAAATCAAGTACCAGTCCAAATCGTCGCAGTAAGTAATCTAAAATTTGCTTTGGATTATAAAAAATGGAAAGCAGGAACAGTTTTGGCTGAAATAATGGATCCTATTGAAACTAAGGGATATTCTTTGGATAATGTGGAAGATTTTATTCAAAAAGCATATCAATTAATGAAAGAAAAAATAGAGCAGCTTGATAATGAAATAAAGCATATTCAATTGGAATCTTTATCAGGAAATTTGTTAAAAGAAAATTTTAAGTAG
- a CDS encoding cysteine desulfurase family protein, which produces MKPIYLDHNATSPSTDAHLSILFNKLKDSIGNPSSPHAKGRNASVCLTEARKAIATSLNADVGEIIFLSGATEANNIATNGVLKNTKVPIESQHVITSSIEHPAIKEPIQFLKNTQNLKVTEIDVSKEGFIQFEDVIKNIKPDTTLITIMAANNEIGTIQPVKLIGDYLHYMRWGVSSSQSDKDSFDLLTSKYLNSNVSKEHLQKLHFHIDAVQAYGKIELDNWLSSGHDSVAISGHKVGSLQGIGALFLRRGRKYLPLILGGAQEKNRRAGTENLPGIISFGLIAKDLYTEQWIKEKNYIINLRDTFLKELSQLSNIELNTPNQMILPNTINFSVQGKKLKGEDLLVELDLQGVCASSGSACSSGANLPSKVILALGKESVLAKNSIRISLSHSNTKEEIEKTISIIKNYLNN; this is translated from the coding sequence GTGAAGCCCATTTATTTAGATCATAATGCGACAAGTCCATCTACAGATGCGCATTTGTCTATCCTTTTCAATAAATTAAAAGATTCTATTGGAAATCCCTCAAGTCCTCATGCCAAGGGGAGAAATGCTTCTGTTTGTCTTACTGAAGCTCGAAAGGCGATAGCTACTTCTTTAAATGCGGATGTAGGTGAAATAATATTTCTATCTGGTGCAACTGAAGCAAATAATATTGCTACAAATGGAGTATTAAAAAACACTAAAGTACCAATCGAATCTCAACATGTAATTACTTCATCTATTGAACATCCTGCAATAAAAGAACCTATTCAATTTTTAAAAAACACACAAAATCTTAAAGTAACAGAAATAGATGTCTCAAAAGAAGGATTTATTCAATTTGAAGATGTCATTAAAAATATAAAACCAGATACAACTCTAATCACCATTATGGCCGCAAATAATGAAATTGGAACAATTCAACCGGTTAAACTAATTGGAGATTATTTGCATTATATGCGTTGGGGAGTATCTTCTTCACAGTCCGATAAAGATTCTTTTGATTTATTGACATCTAAGTACTTAAATTCCAATGTTTCAAAAGAGCACCTCCAGAAATTACATTTTCATATTGATGCAGTGCAAGCGTATGGAAAAATAGAATTAGACAATTGGTTATCGTCAGGTCATGACTCTGTTGCAATTTCAGGTCACAAAGTAGGAAGTCTACAAGGAATTGGAGCGCTTTTTTTAAGACGGGGAAGAAAATATTTACCTTTAATTTTGGGTGGCGCTCAAGAAAAAAATAGACGTGCAGGGACTGAAAACTTGCCTGGAATTATTAGTTTTGGCTTAATTGCAAAAGATTTATATACAGAGCAATGGATAAAAGAAAAAAATTATATCATAAATTTGCGAGATACTTTTCTTAAGGAACTTTCTCAACTATCAAATATTGAATTAAATACACCAAATCAAATGATATTACCTAATACAATCAATTTTTCAGTTCAAGGAAAAAAATTAAAAGGTGAAGATTTGTTGGTTGAATTAGATTTGCAAGGAGTATGTGCAAGTTCAGGATCTGCTTGCAGTAGTGGGGCAAATTTACCTTCAAAAGTAATTTTGGCATTAGGAAAAGAATCTGTTCTAGCAAAAAATTCTATTAGAATTTCTTTATCACATTCGAATACAAAAGAAGAAATTGAAAAAACTATTTCAATTATTAAAAACTATTTGAATAATTAA